The DNA region GAGAGACCAAACTAGCGGTCAGGGTGACGATTGACGGGCTTCGACGCCGACTGCCGAACTATGAAAGCGGTGACGAAGGACGGCCGCGAGGTGGAGTGCGCCGAAGTTCGAGAACGCGACCACGGAGTGGTGCTCTACGACGGCGACGAACGACAGGTCGGATACGTCCCGTACGACGGGCTCGAACTCGTCGTGCGAACGCGCCTGCCCGTCAGTTCGAGCAGTCTGCGGAGCGTCGGTTACGACGAGGACACGGGCGCGCTCGAACTCGAATTCCACAGCGGCGGCGTCTATCAGTACGAGGATGTCGCCGAGGAGACGTACGAGGAACTCCTCCGCGCGTCCTCCCGCGGACGGTACTTCCACGACAACATCCGCGGCGAGTACGACTACCGCCGGATTCTGTAGCCAATCGAGTCGACTCTCGTCCCGCCGCTCGGCGGAACATTCGTGACGGTGGTCGTCGTAGTCATCGGCAGATGCACGTCTCGGTTTCGGTCGACGACAGGGAACCGTCGGCGCTCGTCTCGGCGGTTCGCACGCACGACGACGTCACGGAGGTGAACGTCTCGCGACTCGCTTCGGGCGACATCGTCGTCGGCGACGCTCGCGACGCCCGCGAAGCGCTGACCCGACCCGATGGGTCGTTCGACCCCGACGACGGGTCGATGCGCGTAGCGTTCGAGCGAAAGACGGTGCGCGACTACGCCAGTTCGATCTTTCGGCGCTCCGGCACCACGCTCGGCGAGCAGGTCGAGAGGATGAACGCCACCTACCCGCACTCGTACGTCCTGTTGGAGGGGAACTTCGCGGACGTGGAGGAGTTCGGCGACCGCGCGAGCGCGATTCGCGGGTCGATGGCCTCCATCACCGCCCGCGAAGCGACGCCGGTGATTCCGTGCGGGACGCAGCGACTGCTCGTCGACTTCGCGGTTCGACTCGGCCGCAAGCACCTCGAATCGCCGTCGACTCGCCCGCTCCGCGCCGGCGCCGTGCCGAACCGGAACGAACCGGTGACGAAGCGGATGTACGGCTGTATCGAGGGCGTCGGCCCGACGACGGCGGCGGCGCTGTACGACGCCTACCCGACGGTCGAAGCCGTCCTCTCG from Haloprofundus halobius includes:
- a CDS encoding ERCC4 domain-containing protein, which codes for MHVSVSVDDREPSALVSAVRTHDDVTEVNVSRLASGDIVVGDARDAREALTRPDGSFDPDDGSMRVAFERKTVRDYASSIFRRSGTTLGEQVERMNATYPHSYVLLEGNFADVEEFGDRASAIRGSMASITAREATPVIPCGTQRLLVDFAVRLGRKHLESPSTRPLRAGAVPNRNEPVTKRMYGCIEGVGPTTAAALYDAYPTVEAVLSATVSDLQRIEGVGEIRARAIHKAFRSRE
- a CDS encoding KTSC domain-containing protein; translation: MKAVTKDGREVECAEVRERDHGVVLYDGDERQVGYVPYDGLELVVRTRLPVSSSSLRSVGYDEDTGALELEFHSGGVYQYEDVAEETYEELLRASSRGRYFHDNIRGEYDYRRIL